The following coding sequences lie in one Myxococcus xanthus genomic window:
- the hemL gene encoding glutamate-1-semialdehyde 2,1-aminomutase produces MNHAHSQALFARAQARIPGGVNSPVRAFRGVGGDPVFFREGTGAWLTDVDGNRYVDLVGSWGPLILGHAYPPILDAIIDAARRGSSYGAPHAGEVEFAELICATMPAVEMVRLVSSGTEATVAAIRVARGFTGREHILKFEGCFHGAGDPFLVKAGSGVETLGLPDSPGVPSALAKLTLTAPFNDLAAVERIFAENGQDIACAIIEPVVGNMGVLVPKPGYLEGLQALCQKHGVLLVLDEVMTGFRLSRGGAQELYGLKPDLTTMAKVIGGGMPMGAYGGRRDIMEKVAPAGPVYQSGTLSGNPVAVAAGLACLKALAAPGTYARLEEVSRMLEVGLLAEAKAADVPVTVNRVGSMLTVFFTGEPVYDYTSAKKADTARFGKFFHAMLNEGVYLPPSQFEAAFVSLAIGEPEVAHVLAAARKAFRSLGKTG; encoded by the coding sequence ATGAACCACGCTCACAGTCAGGCTCTCTTCGCTCGCGCGCAGGCCCGCATCCCCGGCGGAGTGAATTCCCCGGTGCGCGCCTTCCGAGGCGTTGGCGGCGACCCTGTCTTCTTCCGTGAAGGCACAGGTGCCTGGCTCACGGATGTGGACGGCAACCGCTACGTCGACCTCGTGGGGAGCTGGGGACCGCTCATCCTGGGCCACGCATATCCGCCCATCTTGGACGCCATCATCGACGCCGCCCGCCGGGGCTCGTCCTATGGCGCGCCGCATGCGGGCGAGGTGGAGTTCGCGGAGCTCATCTGCGCCACCATGCCCGCGGTGGAGATGGTGCGCCTGGTCTCCAGTGGCACCGAGGCCACGGTGGCGGCCATCCGCGTCGCGCGGGGCTTCACCGGCCGCGAGCACATCCTCAAGTTCGAAGGCTGCTTCCACGGCGCGGGAGACCCGTTCCTGGTGAAGGCGGGCAGTGGCGTGGAGACGCTGGGCCTGCCGGACTCGCCGGGCGTGCCGTCGGCGCTGGCGAAGCTCACGCTCACCGCGCCCTTCAACGACCTGGCCGCCGTGGAGCGCATCTTCGCGGAGAATGGCCAGGACATCGCGTGCGCCATCATCGAGCCGGTGGTGGGCAACATGGGCGTGCTGGTGCCGAAGCCGGGCTACCTCGAAGGGCTGCAGGCGCTCTGCCAGAAGCACGGCGTGCTGCTGGTGCTGGATGAAGTCATGACGGGCTTCCGGCTGTCGCGAGGCGGCGCGCAGGAGCTGTACGGCCTCAAGCCGGACCTCACCACCATGGCCAAGGTGATTGGCGGGGGCATGCCGATGGGCGCGTATGGTGGCCGCCGCGACATCATGGAGAAGGTGGCTCCCGCGGGCCCGGTGTACCAGTCCGGCACGTTGTCGGGGAACCCGGTGGCGGTGGCGGCGGGCCTGGCGTGCCTCAAGGCCCTGGCGGCCCCCGGCACCTACGCACGGCTGGAGGAGGTCAGCCGCATGTTGGAGGTCGGCCTGCTCGCCGAGGCCAAGGCCGCGGACGTGCCCGTCACCGTCAACCGCGTGGGCAGCATGCTCACGGTGTTCTTCACCGGTGAGCCCGTCTACGACTACACCAGCGCGAAGAAGGCGGACACGGCGCGCTTCGGGAAGTTCTTCCACGCCATGCTGAACGAAGGCGTCTACCTGCCGCCCAGCCAGTTCGAGGCGGCGTTCGTGTCGCTGGCCATTGGCGAGCCGGAAGTCGCGCACGTCCTCGCGGCGGCGAGAAAGGCCTTCCGTTCGCTTGGCAAGACCGGTTGA
- the atpF gene encoding F0F1 ATP synthase subunit B, producing MFLPSVLAASNLVKVQPGLIFWTLVTFILVAIVLKMKAWGPILSLVEEREKQIANSIESAKRERAEAEKLLADQKTAIAEARREAAEMMRRNTQEMEKFREELMAKSRKEAEELKLSARREIDEQKAKAIAEVRSMAVDLAMEVAGKLISERMDDSKQRALAEQFVQGLPLNGTSATGAVRRTA from the coding sequence ATGTTCCTGCCCTCCGTCCTCGCCGCCAGTAACCTCGTGAAGGTCCAGCCGGGCCTCATCTTCTGGACCCTTGTCACCTTCATCCTCGTCGCCATCGTCCTGAAGATGAAGGCGTGGGGCCCCATCCTTTCGCTGGTCGAGGAGCGCGAGAAGCAGATCGCCAACTCCATCGAGAGCGCCAAGCGTGAGCGCGCCGAGGCGGAGAAGCTGCTGGCCGACCAGAAGACGGCCATCGCCGAGGCCCGTCGCGAGGCCGCGGAGATGATGCGCCGCAACACGCAGGAGATGGAGAAGTTCCGCGAGGAGCTCATGGCCAAGAGCCGCAAGGAGGCCGAGGAGCTCAAGCTGAGCGCGCGTCGCGAGATTGACGAGCAGAAGGCGAAGGCCATCGCCGAGGTCCGCTCCATGGCGGTCGACCTGGCCATGGAAGTCGCCGGCAAGCTCATCAGCGAGCGCATGGACGACAGCAAGCAGCGCGCGCTGGCCGAGCAGTTCGTCCAGGGCCTGCCGCTGAACGGCACCAGCGCTACCGGCGCCGTGCGCCGCACTGCCTAA
- a CDS encoding ATP synthase F0 subunit C — protein sequence MTNLALAFLAAGLGAGLSIIGAALGIGKLAAAAMDATGRQPAAGGDIRTTMIIAAALIEGATLFALVVCVLLATKS from the coding sequence ATGACCAACCTCGCTCTTGCCTTCCTCGCCGCCGGTCTGGGTGCCGGTCTCTCCATCATCGGTGCCGCGCTCGGCATTGGTAAGCTGGCCGCCGCCGCCATGGACGCCACGGGCCGTCAGCCGGCCGCGGGCGGCGACATCCGCACCACGATGATCATCGCGGCGGCCCTCATCGAAGGCGCCACGCTGTTCGCGCTGGTCGTTTGCGTTCTGCTCGCCACCAAGTCTTAA
- a CDS encoding YbhB/YbcL family Raf kinase inhibitor-like protein yields the protein MPKPLVLTSPRFKDGDLIPIAYTGEGEDISPPLQWTGMPAGTKSLALIVEDPDAPDPRNPQMTFSHWVVYNIPPSAQGLPEGATPDVLPEGARQGQNDFRRQNYGGPMPPVGMHRYYFRLFALDTVLPDLGRASRTQLREAMEGHIVGQAELIGLYTKVHHRGAESPGATPA from the coding sequence ATGCCGAAGCCGCTCGTGCTCACGTCCCCCCGCTTCAAGGACGGCGACCTCATCCCCATTGCCTACACCGGCGAGGGCGAGGACATCTCACCGCCGCTTCAATGGACGGGCATGCCCGCCGGGACGAAGAGCCTGGCCCTCATCGTGGAGGATCCGGACGCGCCAGACCCGCGCAATCCCCAAATGACCTTCTCCCACTGGGTTGTCTACAACATCCCACCTTCGGCCCAGGGCCTGCCGGAAGGCGCCACGCCGGACGTCCTCCCCGAGGGCGCCCGCCAGGGTCAGAACGACTTCCGCCGCCAGAACTACGGGGGCCCCATGCCGCCCGTGGGCATGCACCGGTACTACTTCCGCCTGTTCGCCCTGGACACGGTGCTACCGGACCTGGGCCGCGCCTCGCGCACACAGCTCCGGGAGGCCATGGAAGGCCACATCGTGGGACAGGCGGAGCTCATCGGCCTGTACACCAAGGTCCACCACCGCGGCGCGGAGTCCCCCGGGGCCACTCCCGCCTGA
- a CDS encoding serine/threonine-protein kinase, translating into MARPVEPAPLEGPVRFGPYTLVRRIGAGGMGEVFLAREEAPRRACVVKKVLPQLMASPQFAGRFRDEARVVVRLHHPNIARVYAMGEVEGQLYLSMEYVQGKTLSRLTYRLRQLGRTLPLGIMLHLGQRLCEGLAYAHDATDEFGNPLHLVHRDLSPANVCISYAGEVKIIDFGAAQSTLKEQQTAPRVVIGNLTYMAPEQARKRFVDRRADVYAVGALLWELFAWKPLAQRGDPVERWRRAAYPQWEPAGSVRQGVPTSVDAFLMRALASEPDNRFPDAAAMGAELARMKAKLAPNVGDADVARLIAAAFPREKKAEELVLRELLREPRSRALTEPALAIVLAPPTALAFEHEGIDAPEDYVPAERGDAETSKAPPSAQSDANVPAAPDASTRGMPAKAAPAARDDADELEVTVRGIPGRAPELPRAVNAPRVTALYGTEDEATVVEGGASRARRGLPVGERAHLDEDGDATVVHPSRGPAASAPFDADEETTVVQPERARMAADAGVAAKSSVDPGAANSGARLGGDAAATEAVDAAKLMVALERAEASRGQGARATAPEDVTVTEVNPARALQSLPPQAAQLRRATRETQVGFGVDISQAVDAAAVEARRLELVRAITGDEALPVPEVEEDSGTWLRGGRPWLVAGLCAGACALGLALAWALA; encoded by the coding sequence TTGGCAAGACCGGTTGAGCCCGCGCCCCTCGAGGGGCCCGTTCGCTTCGGTCCCTATACCCTCGTGCGCCGCATTGGCGCCGGGGGGATGGGAGAGGTGTTCCTCGCGCGTGAGGAGGCGCCTCGTCGTGCCTGTGTGGTGAAGAAGGTCCTCCCGCAGCTCATGGCGAGCCCTCAGTTCGCCGGACGCTTCCGGGATGAAGCCCGCGTCGTGGTGCGGCTGCACCACCCGAACATCGCGCGCGTGTACGCCATGGGCGAGGTGGAAGGGCAGCTCTACCTGTCCATGGAGTACGTGCAGGGCAAGACGCTCAGCCGGCTGACGTACCGGTTGCGGCAGCTCGGGCGGACGCTGCCGCTGGGCATCATGCTCCACCTGGGGCAGCGGCTCTGTGAGGGCCTGGCCTACGCGCACGACGCGACGGATGAGTTCGGCAATCCGCTGCACCTGGTCCACCGGGATTTGTCTCCCGCGAACGTGTGCATCAGCTACGCGGGCGAGGTGAAGATCATCGACTTCGGCGCGGCGCAGTCCACGCTGAAGGAGCAGCAGACGGCGCCCCGGGTGGTGATTGGCAACCTGACGTACATGGCACCGGAGCAGGCGCGGAAGCGCTTCGTGGACCGGCGCGCGGACGTGTACGCGGTGGGCGCGCTGCTGTGGGAGCTGTTCGCGTGGAAGCCCCTGGCGCAGCGGGGCGACCCGGTGGAGCGGTGGCGGCGCGCGGCATACCCCCAGTGGGAGCCAGCGGGGAGCGTCCGGCAGGGCGTGCCTACCAGCGTGGATGCGTTCCTGATGCGCGCGCTGGCCTCCGAGCCCGACAATCGCTTCCCGGACGCGGCCGCCATGGGCGCGGAGCTGGCGCGGATGAAGGCGAAGCTGGCGCCCAACGTGGGGGATGCGGACGTCGCGCGCCTCATCGCGGCCGCGTTCCCCCGCGAGAAGAAGGCGGAGGAGCTCGTGCTCCGCGAACTGCTGCGGGAGCCGCGTTCCCGCGCACTCACCGAGCCAGCGTTGGCCATCGTGCTCGCTCCGCCCACCGCGCTCGCGTTCGAGCACGAAGGCATCGACGCGCCCGAGGACTACGTCCCGGCCGAGCGCGGCGACGCGGAGACTTCGAAGGCGCCGCCGTCCGCCCAGTCTGATGCGAATGTCCCAGCCGCGCCGGATGCCTCCACGCGAGGCATGCCAGCGAAGGCCGCGCCCGCCGCGCGTGATGACGCGGATGAACTTGAAGTCACGGTGCGCGGGATTCCTGGAAGGGCGCCGGAGTTGCCCCGCGCTGTGAATGCGCCTCGCGTCACCGCGCTGTACGGGACGGAGGACGAGGCGACGGTGGTGGAGGGCGGAGCCTCGCGAGCGCGACGGGGCCTTCCCGTCGGCGAACGGGCACACCTCGATGAGGACGGGGATGCCACCGTCGTCCATCCATCGCGAGGCCCGGCCGCGAGCGCGCCATTCGATGCGGACGAGGAGACCACGGTCGTTCAGCCCGAGCGTGCCCGGATGGCGGCGGACGCTGGCGTGGCTGCGAAGTCCTCGGTGGACCCTGGGGCCGCGAACTCCGGAGCCCGCCTGGGCGGAGACGCGGCGGCTACCGAAGCCGTCGATGCGGCGAAGCTGATGGTCGCGCTCGAACGGGCAGAGGCCAGCCGAGGCCAGGGCGCCCGTGCCACCGCGCCCGAGGATGTCACCGTGACGGAGGTGAATCCCGCCAGGGCGCTCCAGTCCTTGCCGCCCCAGGCCGCGCAGCTGCGCCGAGCCACCCGCGAAACACAGGTGGGCTTCGGCGTGGACATCTCCCAAGCGGTGGATGCCGCGGCGGTGGAGGCCCGTCGTCTGGAGCTGGTGCGCGCCATCACGGGGGATGAAGCGCTGCCCGTGCCAGAGGTCGAGGAGGACTCCGGCACATGGCTTCGCGGCGGGCGCCCCTGGCTCGTCGCGGGGCTCTGCGCGGGCGCGTGTGCCCTGGGGCTCGCGCTGGCGTGGGCGCTGGCCTGA
- the atpB gene encoding F0F1 ATP synthase subunit A, with the protein MRKAMVLFASLFAATAWAAGSEDDVPGYILHHVVDSPYIEIEVPLSTPIKVLEFPKWHVPLKANGCAPRMTEHGEEVPGFMEGCLDLSLTKHAVMVFLAALLVMATLFIWSNRDKTKLVPRGAGANLLEMLVLFIRDEVAIKNIGKEEGPRYVPFLLSVFFFILFMNLLGMIPWMAAATGNVSVTLALAVCTFVITQAAGIRAAGLGGYLKHLTGGVAPWLWPIMIPVEVLGLVTKPFALTMRLFANMLAGHIVLFFLLGLIFILGHPAVATVSVPFAFAFYLLELFVGFVQAYVFTMLSALFIGMSVAMGHHHDDHGHDHPEAGPSHDHGKAHHV; encoded by the coding sequence ATGCGCAAGGCAATGGTGCTGTTCGCCAGTCTGTTTGCTGCCACGGCGTGGGCCGCGGGGTCCGAAGACGACGTGCCAGGGTACATCCTCCACCACGTCGTGGACTCGCCCTACATCGAGATCGAGGTCCCGCTCAGCACCCCCATCAAGGTGCTGGAATTCCCGAAGTGGCACGTCCCGCTGAAGGCCAACGGGTGCGCGCCCCGGATGACGGAGCACGGCGAGGAGGTTCCGGGCTTCATGGAAGGCTGCCTGGACCTGTCCCTCACGAAGCACGCTGTCATGGTGTTTCTGGCCGCGCTGCTGGTGATGGCCACCCTGTTCATCTGGAGCAACCGCGACAAGACGAAGCTGGTGCCGCGCGGCGCGGGCGCCAACCTCCTCGAGATGCTGGTGTTGTTCATTCGTGACGAGGTGGCCATCAAGAACATCGGCAAGGAGGAGGGCCCCCGCTATGTGCCCTTCCTGCTCAGCGTGTTCTTCTTCATCCTGTTCATGAACCTGCTGGGCATGATTCCCTGGATGGCGGCCGCCACCGGCAACGTGTCCGTCACCTTGGCGCTGGCGGTGTGCACCTTCGTCATCACCCAGGCGGCCGGTATCCGCGCGGCGGGTCTGGGCGGCTACCTGAAGCACCTGACGGGTGGCGTGGCCCCCTGGCTGTGGCCCATCATGATTCCGGTGGAGGTGCTGGGTCTGGTCACCAAGCCCTTCGCCCTCACGATGCGTCTGTTCGCCAACATGCTGGCGGGCCACATCGTCCTCTTCTTCCTCCTGGGCCTCATCTTCATCCTCGGCCACCCCGCGGTGGCGACGGTGAGCGTGCCCTTCGCCTTCGCCTTCTACCTGCTCGAGCTGTTCGTGGGCTTCGTGCAGGCGTACGTCTTCACGATGCTGTCGGCGCTGTTCATCGGCATGAGCGTGGCCATGGGTCACCACCATGACGACCACGGCCACGACCACCCGGAAGCGGGCCCCAGCCACGACCACGGCAAGGCGCACCACGTCTAG
- the ychF gene encoding redox-regulated ATPase YchF codes for MGLSIGIVGLPNVGKSTLFNALSAAGAQAANYPFCTIEPNVGVVPVPDDRLDQLSALIKPLKKVPTSLEFVDIAGLVRGASKGEGLGNQFLGNIRQVNAVLHVLRCFEDDNVTHVEGGVNPVRDRDVVDTELCLKDLETVEKRRERTLKNTKVGGKAGEEAKAEVALLDRIKASLDNGITVRAQKLTEEESAVIHDLFLLTDKPVLYVANIGEAELGKEDANPHVKAVREMAAKEGFEVVVLAAALESEIQQLPESERPGFLESAGLSEPGLHKVVRAGYKLLGLWTYFTVGEQECRAWTIHQGYKAPQAAGVIHSDFERGFIKAEVMRWEDLVKLGSESAVKEKGMLRVEGKEYVVQDGDCMHFRFNV; via the coding sequence ATGGGTCTATCCATCGGAATCGTCGGGCTGCCCAACGTCGGCAAGTCCACCCTGTTCAACGCGCTGTCGGCCGCGGGCGCGCAGGCGGCCAACTATCCCTTCTGCACCATCGAGCCCAATGTGGGCGTGGTGCCCGTGCCGGATGACCGCCTGGACCAGCTGTCCGCGCTCATCAAGCCGCTGAAGAAGGTGCCCACCTCACTGGAGTTCGTGGACATCGCCGGCCTGGTGCGCGGCGCGTCCAAGGGCGAAGGCCTGGGCAACCAGTTCCTGGGCAACATCCGCCAGGTCAACGCCGTGCTCCACGTGCTGCGCTGCTTCGAGGACGACAACGTCACCCACGTCGAGGGCGGGGTGAATCCGGTGCGGGACCGGGACGTGGTCGACACGGAGCTGTGCCTCAAGGACCTGGAGACGGTGGAGAAGCGCCGCGAGCGCACCTTGAAGAACACGAAGGTGGGCGGCAAGGCCGGCGAGGAGGCCAAGGCCGAGGTGGCGTTGCTGGACCGCATCAAGGCGAGCCTGGACAACGGCATCACCGTGCGCGCCCAGAAGCTCACCGAGGAGGAGAGCGCTGTCATCCATGACCTGTTCCTGCTCACCGACAAGCCCGTGCTGTACGTGGCGAACATCGGCGAGGCGGAGCTGGGCAAGGAGGACGCCAACCCCCACGTGAAGGCTGTTCGGGAGATGGCCGCGAAGGAGGGCTTCGAGGTCGTGGTGCTCGCCGCCGCGCTGGAGTCCGAAATCCAGCAACTTCCGGAGTCGGAGCGTCCGGGCTTCCTGGAGAGCGCGGGCCTGTCCGAGCCGGGCCTGCACAAGGTGGTGCGCGCCGGCTACAAGCTGCTGGGCCTGTGGACGTACTTCACCGTGGGCGAGCAGGAGTGCCGCGCGTGGACCATCCACCAGGGCTACAAGGCCCCGCAGGCCGCCGGCGTCATCCACTCCGACTTCGAGCGCGGCTTCATCAAGGCCGAGGTGATGCGCTGGGAGGACCTGGTGAAGCTGGGCAGCGAGTCCGCAGTGAAGGAGAAGGGCATGCTGCGCGTGGAAGGCAAGGAGTACGTCGTCCAGGACGGCGACTGCATGCACTTCCGCTTCAACGTGTAG
- a CDS encoding ATP-binding protein — translation MKTAAETGAAYGPFDAMSVGVCVVRDGRFVYVNEALVTMSGYPREGVLGEPATLLVSAESEAELASRHARRKRGEPVPTTYETMLRTTEGERRVELTVIPSGTEWVVLVRDVSARARRRSVLQRLAELGASLPSLRTEGEVLRRMFSNVEELGLGCAWLSPDRLGVRLGQTFVPPGIVPTEAAELSGRWVRDVVGQWPPLLKRAWRDGAAYTDELPQEAERFLRGARGALVRQGIQRAGQTRAIAVRIDVEGQPRAMLALVADWLREEELPPVRLFGAQVSAALDAALTISRLSAQNTALAALNRLASVTASAPHPQALFAPGTDEIAGLLGCDAVTVLLPADDGEVELAYSSGLDTEGSEDFTRRWRAGSLCLQAQREGIPLEREVESCPDDLSEELLRQGFRTVVVVPLRVRSRGVGTLSALFRERRPLTPLERETLQAMGSHFAAAIESHRLLHELRGRAEDLALLHEVAKALAATLELDKLLHIGATSLARIVDTSDAYVFLPDVSGERLQLRAMTGGSPELQGPALPLIPADASLASVAFHTREVVMVEDARSDLRVNEEVRRLPGARAFLVLPLVVHERPMGVMMAVETRRPRRFTLAEVERASAIANQLALAREGARLVEDLQASYVELARTQAQLVRRERLAALGELSAVVAHEVRNPLGAIFNSVASIRRIVGPDSAAVPLLDIVGEESDRLNRIVADLLTFARPPAPHPYAVPLSPLVEDAVRGALAEAPGQVRVEMDLADDVPSVTVDERMMRQAFLNLAINAVQAMPQGGMLRASVRRATGTPEVEVQFTDSGPGISPDVRARIFEPFFTTKAKGTGLGLAVVKRIIESHQGRVALESQPGQGTTFRLYLPLDTSAAAVNEDW, via the coding sequence GTGAAAACCGCCGCCGAAACCGGGGCAGCCTACGGCCCCTTCGATGCGATGTCCGTGGGTGTCTGCGTCGTCCGTGACGGCCGCTTCGTCTATGTGAACGAAGCGCTGGTGACGATGTCGGGCTACCCACGCGAGGGCGTGCTGGGTGAGCCCGCCACGCTCCTCGTCTCGGCGGAGAGCGAGGCGGAGCTGGCGTCCCGCCATGCCCGTCGCAAGCGCGGCGAGCCCGTCCCCACCACGTACGAGACGATGCTGCGCACCACCGAAGGGGAGCGGCGGGTGGAGCTGACCGTCATCCCCAGCGGCACGGAGTGGGTGGTGCTGGTGCGCGACGTGTCGGCGAGGGCCCGGCGGCGCAGCGTGCTCCAGCGGCTGGCCGAGCTGGGCGCGAGCCTGCCCTCGCTGCGCACCGAGGGCGAGGTGCTGCGGAGGATGTTCTCCAACGTGGAGGAGCTGGGACTTGGCTGCGCGTGGCTTTCGCCAGACCGGCTGGGCGTCCGGCTGGGACAGACGTTCGTGCCGCCCGGCATTGTGCCCACGGAAGCCGCAGAACTGAGTGGCCGCTGGGTACGGGATGTGGTGGGCCAGTGGCCTCCCCTGCTGAAGCGCGCCTGGCGCGACGGCGCGGCCTATACAGACGAGTTGCCCCAGGAGGCCGAGCGCTTCCTCCGAGGCGCCCGGGGCGCGCTGGTTCGCCAGGGCATCCAGCGCGCCGGACAGACGCGTGCCATCGCGGTGCGCATCGACGTGGAGGGCCAGCCCCGGGCCATGCTCGCGCTGGTGGCGGACTGGCTGCGCGAGGAGGAGCTGCCACCCGTGCGGCTCTTCGGCGCGCAGGTGTCCGCGGCGCTGGACGCGGCGCTCACCATCTCCCGCCTGTCCGCGCAGAACACGGCGCTGGCGGCGCTCAACCGCCTGGCCTCGGTGACGGCCTCCGCGCCGCACCCACAGGCACTGTTCGCGCCGGGGACCGACGAAATCGCCGGGCTCCTGGGTTGCGACGCGGTGACGGTGCTCCTGCCAGCGGACGACGGCGAAGTGGAGCTCGCGTACTCAAGCGGCCTGGACACCGAAGGCTCGGAGGACTTCACGCGGCGCTGGCGAGCCGGAAGCCTGTGCCTCCAGGCGCAACGAGAAGGCATCCCGCTGGAGCGCGAGGTGGAGTCCTGTCCGGACGACCTGAGCGAGGAGCTGCTCCGGCAGGGCTTCCGCACCGTGGTGGTCGTCCCCCTGCGGGTGCGCTCGCGGGGCGTGGGCACCCTGTCCGCCCTCTTCCGGGAACGGAGGCCCTTGACGCCGCTCGAACGGGAGACGTTGCAGGCCATGGGCAGCCACTTCGCGGCGGCCATCGAATCCCACCGGCTGCTGCATGAACTTCGTGGCCGCGCCGAGGACCTGGCCCTGCTGCACGAGGTGGCCAAGGCGCTGGCGGCCACCCTGGAACTGGACAAGCTCCTGCACATTGGCGCCACCAGCCTGGCGCGCATCGTGGACACGTCGGATGCCTACGTGTTCCTGCCGGATGTCTCGGGGGAACGGCTCCAGCTTCGCGCGATGACGGGAGGCTCACCGGAGCTTCAAGGGCCCGCCCTGCCACTCATTCCGGCCGATGCGTCACTCGCGTCGGTGGCGTTCCACACGCGCGAGGTGGTGATGGTGGAGGACGCCCGCTCCGACCTGCGCGTCAACGAGGAGGTGCGGCGCCTGCCCGGTGCTCGAGCATTCCTGGTGCTCCCCCTGGTGGTCCACGAGCGCCCCATGGGCGTGATGATGGCGGTGGAGACCCGGCGGCCGCGGCGCTTCACGCTCGCGGAGGTGGAGCGAGCCAGTGCCATCGCCAACCAACTCGCGCTGGCCCGCGAGGGCGCGCGGCTGGTGGAGGACCTTCAAGCCAGCTACGTGGAGCTGGCCCGGACCCAGGCCCAGTTGGTGCGCCGCGAGCGGCTGGCCGCGCTGGGCGAGCTGTCCGCCGTGGTGGCCCACGAGGTGCGGAATCCACTGGGTGCCATCTTCAACTCGGTGGCATCCATCCGCCGCATCGTCGGGCCGGACAGCGCGGCGGTGCCGCTGCTGGACATCGTCGGAGAGGAGTCGGACCGGCTCAACCGCATCGTCGCGGACCTCCTCACCTTCGCGCGGCCGCCCGCGCCGCATCCCTATGCCGTGCCGCTGTCGCCCCTGGTGGAGGATGCGGTGCGAGGCGCGCTGGCGGAGGCCCCGGGCCAGGTGCGCGTGGAGATGGACCTGGCGGACGATGTCCCCTCGGTGACCGTGGACGAGCGGATGATGCGCCAGGCCTTCCTCAACCTCGCCATCAACGCCGTGCAGGCCATGCCTCAGGGCGGCATGCTGCGCGCGAGTGTCCGGCGCGCGACGGGGACTCCCGAAGTCGAGGTGCAGTTCACGGACAGCGGGCCAGGCATCTCCCCCGACGTGCGGGCGCGCATCTTCGAGCCCTTCTTCACCACCAAGGCCAAGGGCACCGGATTGGGGCTGGCGGTGGTGAAGCGCATCATCGAGTCGCACCAGGGCCGGGTCGCGCTGGAATCCCAGCCGGGCCAGGGCACCACCTTCCGGCTCTATCTCCCTCTGGACACCTCCGCCGCGGCGGTAAACGAAGACTGGTAA
- a CDS encoding AtpZ/AtpI family protein has protein sequence MEVKEPRKPGGSDGSELGETARQMRAAQPYISAVWKLVGGSVVGVLGGYWLDGWLGTGPWLMVVMSLVGICVGFYGFLHEMARLGKRK, from the coding sequence ATGGAAGTGAAAGAGCCCCGGAAACCGGGCGGTTCGGACGGCAGCGAGTTGGGGGAGACGGCCCGGCAGATGAGGGCGGCGCAACCCTACATCTCGGCGGTGTGGAAGCTGGTGGGCGGATCGGTGGTGGGCGTGCTGGGCGGCTACTGGCTGGATGGGTGGTTGGGGACGGGCCCCTGGTTGATGGTGGTGATGAGCCTGGTGGGTATCTGCGTGGGCTTCTATGGGTTCCTCCATGAGATGGCCCGGCTGGGGAAGCGGAAGTGA